Proteins from a single region of Mumia flava:
- a CDS encoding Ig-like domain repeat protein, with translation MSPRALLRTLARATAALAATALAAGLLVALPSAPASAATPDLSCSSKGAIRKTLEAGSAWAMCFNINSNKGLVLEEIWFKGANESRYRKVLDSIALSQLNVPYDSGVNQWNDITGFGFGNQHLQKLAASECPGGTRRTVEQAFDLRGSFVQRSIPAVCVNEQDTGLAYRSHEQENQSIEDGILFTDQGTDLVVSTISKVDWYEYEVQYRFTDTGSIVPQLGATGDLSPIDFVNDARFGWNVGLDHTHDTSTSHHHNAVWRVDFGLDGATNQTVEQYDYAQAGSGAAGPRLAASTTTVSTEATKQAPDYRWFRVVAPGSLNADGHARSYEIAFGANDVHGEVVGSAADPSAQNAVTFSQARACEQYASENLTSPCTNQSVLDYANGQSLTDPVAWVNVGFHHVVRDEDQSPMPVHWQGFTLLPRDFTAISPITPLGRECVNGRPDRFLDSSDLCGNATRTTVSRSATGQIYGTRAPVSLSIKVRPVDNDETPTGTANVLDGKRIVATGIKLNANGNATYRLPSGLAAGRHNLKAVYSPKSGSDWVTSKSSAIAVDVRKATSYARLSVSPTRVERGRKVTYAIRVSAPGGSPTGTLRLKIGSTTVKTRALKGYHHGRRTLKVRVNKRPGGRTAKVVYEGNRNLKRSVATDRIRVLPR, from the coding sequence ATGAGTCCCCGAGCCCTCCTCCGTACCCTCGCCCGCGCGACCGCGGCCCTCGCCGCGACCGCCCTCGCCGCCGGACTCCTCGTCGCGCTGCCCAGCGCGCCCGCGTCCGCCGCGACGCCCGACCTGTCGTGCTCGTCGAAGGGCGCGATCCGCAAGACGCTCGAGGCCGGCTCCGCGTGGGCCATGTGCTTCAACATCAACTCCAACAAGGGGCTCGTCCTCGAGGAGATCTGGTTCAAGGGCGCGAACGAGTCGCGCTACCGCAAGGTCCTGGACTCGATCGCGCTGAGCCAGCTCAACGTCCCGTACGACTCCGGCGTGAACCAGTGGAACGACATCACCGGCTTCGGGTTCGGCAACCAGCACCTGCAGAAGCTGGCGGCGAGCGAGTGCCCCGGAGGGACCCGCCGTACGGTCGAGCAGGCCTTCGACCTGCGCGGCTCGTTCGTCCAGCGCTCGATCCCCGCGGTCTGCGTCAACGAGCAGGACACCGGGCTCGCCTACCGCTCGCACGAGCAGGAGAACCAGTCGATCGAGGACGGGATCCTCTTCACCGACCAAGGCACCGATCTGGTCGTGTCGACGATCTCGAAGGTCGACTGGTACGAGTACGAGGTCCAGTACCGCTTCACCGACACCGGCTCGATCGTCCCGCAGCTCGGCGCGACCGGTGACCTGTCGCCGATCGACTTCGTCAACGATGCGCGGTTCGGCTGGAACGTCGGACTCGACCACACGCACGACACCTCGACGTCGCACCACCACAACGCCGTCTGGCGGGTCGACTTCGGCCTCGACGGCGCCACGAACCAGACCGTCGAGCAGTACGACTACGCGCAGGCGGGGTCAGGCGCGGCAGGTCCGCGACTGGCTGCGTCCACGACCACGGTGAGCACCGAGGCCACCAAGCAGGCGCCGGACTACCGCTGGTTCCGCGTCGTCGCGCCGGGCAGCCTCAACGCCGACGGACACGCCCGGTCGTACGAGATCGCGTTCGGCGCGAACGACGTCCACGGCGAGGTGGTCGGCAGCGCCGCGGACCCGTCCGCGCAGAACGCCGTGACGTTCAGCCAGGCGAGGGCCTGCGAGCAGTACGCGTCGGAGAACCTCACGTCACCCTGCACGAACCAGAGCGTCCTCGACTACGCCAACGGCCAGTCGCTGACGGACCCGGTCGCGTGGGTCAACGTCGGCTTCCACCACGTCGTGCGCGACGAGGACCAGAGCCCGATGCCGGTGCACTGGCAGGGCTTCACCCTGCTGCCGCGCGACTTCACCGCGATCTCGCCGATCACCCCGCTCGGGCGCGAGTGCGTGAACGGTCGACCCGACCGGTTCCTCGACTCCAGCGACCTCTGCGGCAACGCGACCCGGACCACCGTGAGCCGCTCGGCGACCGGACAGATCTACGGCACCCGCGCCCCGGTGTCGCTGTCGATCAAGGTGCGTCCGGTCGACAACGACGAGACGCCCACCGGCACCGCCAACGTGCTCGACGGCAAGCGGATCGTCGCCACCGGGATCAAGCTGAACGCGAACGGCAACGCCACGTACCGCCTGCCGTCCGGCCTCGCTGCGGGCCGGCACAACCTGAAGGCCGTCTACTCCCCGAAGTCGGGCAGCGACTGGGTCACGTCCAAGAGCAGCGCCATCGCGGTGGACGTCCGCAAGGCCACCTCGTACGCCCGGCTGAGCGTGAGCCCCACGCGGGTGGAGCGGGGGCGCAAGGTCACGTACGCGATCCGGGTCAGCGCCCCGGGCGGCTCCCCGACAGGGACGCTGCGGCTCAAGATCGGCAGCACCACCGTGAAGACGCGAGCGCTGAAGGGCTACCACCACGGTCGCCGGACGCTGAAGGTCCGCGTGAACAAGCGGCCCGGCGGGCGCACCGCGAAGGTCGTGTACGAGGGCAACCGCAACCTCAAGCGCAGCGTCGCCACCGACCGGATCCGCGTCCTTCCTCGCTGA
- a CDS encoding SGNH/GDSL hydrolase family protein: MTSEPIYHRYVALGDSFTEGVGDPDSRRPNGLRGWADRVAEVLATKSDDFGYANLAVRGRLLKPVIAEQLEPALKLQPDLITIYAGGNDIMRPKVDLDHLVELYDAAIGRLSVTGARVVMFTGFDLGFAPVFGKLRGRVAIYNELVREVAETHGATIVDYWRFREYRDDRYWDVDRLHMGTAGHQKMAIHVLDTLGISHDIKPPRLRAMSAQTKKERRDADLAWAKGYAVPWVQRRIQGTSSGDTVKPKRPELAPI, from the coding sequence ATGACGAGCGAACCGATCTACCACCGCTACGTCGCGCTCGGCGACTCCTTCACCGAAGGGGTCGGTGACCCGGATTCCCGTCGCCCCAACGGGTTGCGCGGCTGGGCGGACCGGGTCGCGGAGGTGCTCGCGACGAAGTCCGACGACTTCGGGTACGCGAACCTCGCCGTCCGCGGCCGGCTGCTGAAGCCGGTCATCGCCGAGCAGCTCGAGCCCGCGCTCAAGCTCCAGCCCGACCTCATCACGATCTACGCCGGCGGCAACGACATCATGCGGCCGAAGGTCGATCTGGACCACCTCGTCGAGCTGTACGACGCCGCGATCGGCCGCCTGTCCGTGACGGGCGCGCGGGTCGTGATGTTCACCGGATTCGACCTGGGCTTCGCGCCGGTGTTCGGCAAGCTGCGCGGCCGGGTCGCGATCTACAACGAGCTCGTCCGCGAGGTCGCCGAGACCCATGGGGCGACGATCGTGGACTACTGGCGGTTCCGGGAGTACCGCGACGACCGCTACTGGGACGTCGACCGCCTCCACATGGGGACCGCGGGGCACCAGAAGATGGCGATCCACGTCCTCGACACCCTCGGGATCAGCCACGACATCAAGCCGCCGCGACTGCGTGCGATGTCCGCGCAGACCAAGAAGGAGCGGCGCGACGCCGATCTCGCCTGGGCCAAGGGGTACGCGGTGCCGTGGGTGCAGCGCCGGATCCAGGGCACGTCGTCCGGCGACACCGTGAAGCCGAAGCGCCCCGAGCTCGCCCCGATCTGA